From one Solanum lycopersicum chromosome 12, SLM_r2.1 genomic stretch:
- the LOC104645144 gene encoding classical arabinogalactan protein 6-like — MARQVIVVALLFVAFVGLVSGATSPSSSPSSSPSSSPHSSPSLSPSSSSSSSPSSAPAASPKSKSNGSAPTHSPKSSPSPSPSPKGSSPSSSPTSDSSSSAEEEEVSSPPPPPTDSTTTSDSAPTSAEAPTASTATTLKVSSIILVSAVAGFFF; from the coding sequence atggcacGTCAAGTAATTGTTGTTGCTCTTCTCTTTGTTGCCTTTGTTGGTTTGGTTTCCGGTGCCACATCACCAAGCAGCTCACCATCTTCATCACCATCTTCATCGCCACATTCATCTCCATCATTATccccatcatcatcatcatcatcatctccaTCATCAGCCCCCGCAGCTTCACCTAAAAGTAAGAGCAATGGAAGTGCACCAACTCACTCACCcaaatcatcaccatcaccatcaccatcacctaAGGGAAGCTCACCGTCATCATCTCCTACCTCAGATTCGTCAAGCTCAGCTGAAGAAGAGGAAGTCTCATCACCTCCTCCTCCTCCAACAGACTCTACCACCACAAGTGACTCAGCTCCCACATCAGCTGAGGCACCCACTGCTAGCACTGCCACTACATTGAAGGTTTCATCCATCATTCTTGTTTCAGCTGTTGCtggattcttcttctaa